The Gemmata palustris genome includes a region encoding these proteins:
- a CDS encoding DUF1501 domain-containing protein has product MNLFDNPRALELTRRHFFASSGLSLGAAALAAMTGSGAERAPVPKAGAGTETGIGAALPHTHFPTKCKNIIYFHMVGGPSQLDLYDYKPKMQDFYDKDLPESVRKGQRLTTMTSGQARFPIAPSKYKFTQQGKCGMWISEVLPHTSKMADDLVFIRSMHTEAINHEPAITHMQTGNMVTGRPCLGAWASYGLGSLNQNLPTFVVMVAKPSNQEQVQAISARLWQSGYLPGEHAAVSFRAANDPILFINNPPGVSPEVRRTTLDGLNKLNELNHGLLNDPETKTRIAQYEMAYRMQSSVPDLADLSKEPQNVLDLYGPDVKKSGSFAHTALTARRLVERGVRFVQVYHNNWDHHGNLGGRMPDQCKDVDQPCWGLIQDLKRQGLFDSTLVIWGGEFGRTIYSQGGLSKTNYGRDHHPRCFTMWMAGGGSKGGTVYGETDDFSYNIAKDPVHVRDLHATILRLLGLDHDKFSYRYQGLDQKLVGVEKANVIKELIA; this is encoded by the coding sequence ATGAACCTCTTCGATAACCCGCGCGCACTCGAACTCACGCGGCGCCACTTCTTCGCGTCCAGCGGGCTGTCACTCGGCGCTGCGGCGCTGGCTGCGATGACCGGGAGCGGCGCCGAACGGGCGCCGGTGCCGAAAGCCGGTGCTGGCACCGAAACAGGGATCGGCGCGGCGCTGCCGCACACGCACTTCCCCACGAAGTGCAAGAACATCATTTACTTCCACATGGTCGGCGGTCCGTCGCAACTGGACCTCTATGACTACAAGCCGAAGATGCAGGACTTTTACGATAAGGACCTGCCCGAGAGCGTCCGCAAGGGTCAGCGGCTCACCACGATGACCAGCGGCCAGGCGCGGTTCCCGATCGCGCCAAGCAAGTACAAGTTCACGCAACAGGGCAAGTGCGGGATGTGGATCAGCGAGGTGCTTCCCCACACCTCGAAGATGGCCGACGACCTCGTGTTCATCCGGTCGATGCACACGGAGGCCATCAACCACGAGCCCGCCATCACGCACATGCAGACCGGGAACATGGTCACCGGGCGCCCGTGCCTGGGCGCGTGGGCCAGTTACGGTCTGGGGTCGCTCAACCAAAACCTGCCGACGTTCGTGGTGATGGTCGCGAAACCGAGCAACCAGGAGCAGGTGCAAGCCATCTCCGCCCGGCTGTGGCAATCGGGCTACCTGCCCGGCGAGCACGCGGCGGTGAGTTTCCGCGCCGCGAACGACCCGATTCTGTTCATCAACAACCCGCCGGGCGTGTCCCCCGAAGTTCGCCGCACCACGCTCGACGGCCTGAACAAACTGAACGAACTGAACCACGGGTTGCTCAACGACCCGGAAACGAAGACCCGCATCGCGCAGTACGAGATGGCGTACCGGATGCAGTCCAGCGTGCCGGACCTCGCGGACCTCTCGAAGGAGCCGCAGAACGTCCTCGACCTGTACGGGCCGGACGTGAAGAAGTCCGGGAGCTTCGCGCATACCGCACTCACCGCGCGCCGGCTCGTCGAGCGCGGGGTGCGGTTCGTGCAGGTGTACCACAACAACTGGGACCACCACGGCAACCTCGGCGGGCGCATGCCGGACCAGTGTAAGGACGTGGACCAGCCGTGCTGGGGGCTCATTCAAGACCTCAAGCGGCAGGGCCTGTTCGATAGCACGCTCGTAATTTGGGGCGGCGAGTTCGGCCGGACCATCTACAGTCAGGGCGGGCTCTCGAAGACGAACTACGGGCGCGACCACCACCCGCGCTGCTTCACGATGTGGATGGCCGGCGGCGGGTCGAAGGGCGGCACCGTCTACGGCGAAACCGACGACTTCAGCTACAACATCGCGAAAGACCCGGTTCACGTGCGCGACCTGCACGCGACCATCCTGCGCCTGCTCGGGCTCGACCACGACAAGTTCAGTTATCGCTACCAGGGGCTCGACCAGAAGCTCGTCGGCGTCGAGAAGGCGAACGTCATCAAGGAACTGATCGCCTGA
- a CDS encoding Gfo/Idh/MocA family protein: MSDTTRRAFIQTSAATAATVSLLPGAFAAGDGILKVGLIGCGNRGTGAAREALQSDPKVKLVAMADAFMDRLEDSLTNLSGIKSIAGKVDVPKERRFDGFDGYKKVIESDVDVVLLTTPPGFRPLHLEAAIKAGKHVFCEKPVAVDAAGVRSVIATSRLAKEKNLSLCSGFCYRYDLAKRETVKRIHDKMIGDVAAMHITYLTGAIWHRGNDPKWSPMEFQMRNWYYYTWLSGDFIVEQHCHNFDKAHWVFGKLPVAATAVGGRQVRRDPKFGYVYDHFGATLEYDNGAKLFSFCRQTDGCDGDVNDHIMGTKGSAQLMDHTVTPTGGEGWAFGSAAKVRSMYQVEHDELFAGIRSGKLINDGESAAHSTLMAIMAREAAYTGKKITWADALNAKQNLSPKEYAWGPIATPPVPMPGTYRFS, encoded by the coding sequence ATGTCAGACACGACGCGCCGCGCCTTCATTCAGACTTCGGCCGCAACAGCGGCCACCGTGTCCCTCTTACCCGGCGCGTTTGCCGCGGGGGACGGGATACTCAAAGTCGGCCTCATCGGGTGCGGTAACCGCGGCACCGGGGCGGCGCGCGAGGCGCTCCAGTCCGATCCCAAGGTCAAGCTGGTCGCGATGGCCGATGCGTTCATGGACCGGCTGGAGGACAGCCTCACCAACCTGAGCGGCATCAAGAGCATCGCCGGTAAGGTGGACGTTCCGAAGGAGCGCCGGTTCGACGGCTTCGACGGGTACAAGAAGGTCATCGAGAGCGACGTGGACGTGGTGCTACTCACCACCCCGCCGGGCTTCCGCCCGCTGCACCTCGAAGCGGCGATCAAGGCCGGGAAGCACGTGTTCTGTGAGAAGCCCGTGGCCGTGGACGCGGCCGGCGTCCGCTCGGTGATCGCCACCTCGCGGCTCGCGAAGGAAAAGAACCTCAGCCTGTGCTCCGGGTTCTGTTACCGGTACGATCTCGCCAAGCGCGAGACCGTAAAACGCATCCACGACAAGATGATCGGCGACGTCGCCGCGATGCACATCACGTACCTCACCGGGGCCATCTGGCACCGCGGGAACGACCCGAAGTGGTCCCCGATGGAGTTCCAGATGCGGAACTGGTACTACTACACGTGGCTCAGCGGGGACTTCATCGTCGAGCAGCACTGCCACAACTTCGATAAGGCGCACTGGGTGTTCGGGAAGCTCCCGGTGGCGGCGACCGCCGTGGGCGGGCGCCAGGTACGCCGCGACCCGAAGTTCGGGTACGTCTACGATCACTTCGGCGCGACGCTCGAATACGATAACGGCGCGAAGTTGTTCTCGTTCTGCCGCCAGACCGACGGGTGCGACGGGGACGTCAACGATCACATCATGGGCACCAAGGGCTCCGCGCAACTGATGGACCACACGGTCACCCCGACCGGAGGGGAGGGGTGGGCGTTCGGCAGCGCCGCGAAGGTGCGGAGCATGTACCAGGTCGAGCACGACGAGCTGTTCGCCGGCATCCGCTCCGGGAAGCTGATTAACGACGGCGAGAGCGCTGCGCACAGCACGCTGATGGCGATCATGGCCCGGGAAGCGGCCTACACCGGCAAGAAGATCACCTGGGCCGATGCACTTAACGCGAAGCAGAACCTCTCGCCGAAGGAATACGCCTGGGGGCCGATCGCGACGCCGCCGGTCCCGATGCCCGGCACTTACCGGTTCAGTTGA
- a CDS encoding acylphosphatase: protein MMAKVVYYSGHVQGVGFRATTAWIARTHPQVRGWVRNLADGRVELLADGDARAIAAFLADVRQRMADHITAEEIFEREPDHALTGFLISY from the coding sequence ATGATGGCGAAAGTCGTGTACTATTCGGGCCACGTTCAAGGCGTCGGGTTCCGCGCAACGACCGCGTGGATCGCGCGGACCCACCCACAAGTCCGCGGATGGGTACGGAACCTCGCGGACGGGCGCGTCGAGTTACTCGCAGACGGGGATGCGCGAGCAATTGCAGCGTTCCTGGCCGACGTCCGCCAGCGCATGGCGGACCACATCACAGCGGAAGAGATTTTCGAGCGCGAACCGGACCACGCACTCACCGGGTTTCTCATCAGCTACTGA
- the malQ gene encoding 4-alpha-glucanotransferase, with translation MATSSLPRSSGILLHPTSLPGPFGIGDLGPVAYRWVETLAAMRQSWWQVLPLGPTGAGDSPYQSLSAFAGSVNLLSPELLQQDGLVSADLWANEHFADGDVQFDRVTPFKTKMLRTAWDSFRGGKAAHLKHDFENYCTAEAGWLDGFALFVAIREALGNTGLLAWPPDLLRRNPVALGELEKQISGEVLMHKFGQFLFDRQWTALKKFAADRKVKIIGDAPIFVALDSADVWVHPDEFLLDPDRKPTVVAGVPPDYFSEDGQHWGNPIYDWDRMEATGYSWWCARVLRQLKQVDLIRLDHFRGFRQAWHIPATELTARVGKWVDGPGMKLFERLRTALGGLPIIAEDLGVITPDVVELRDALALPGMRVIQFALEGPTNLHWPHNYVPNCVCYTGTHDNDTVHGWFATLNDRDRNYLALTLGKGIGDVSWDLIREAWASVATVAIAPLQDLLSMGSDARMNKPGVAAGNWRWRFRLDQFRPDAIQRMADLTTLYNRVPSEPKPGP, from the coding sequence ATGGCCACATCGTCACTCCCGCGATCGTCCGGTATCCTGCTCCACCCCACGAGTCTCCCGGGACCGTTCGGCATCGGCGATCTCGGGCCGGTCGCGTACCGGTGGGTGGAGACGCTCGCCGCGATGAGACAGTCGTGGTGGCAGGTGCTCCCGCTCGGTCCCACCGGGGCGGGGGACTCGCCCTACCAGTCGCTCTCCGCGTTTGCGGGGAGCGTCAACCTGCTCAGCCCCGAACTGTTGCAGCAAGACGGCCTCGTTAGCGCTGATCTGTGGGCGAACGAGCACTTCGCCGACGGGGACGTTCAGTTCGATCGCGTCACGCCGTTCAAGACGAAGATGCTCCGGACCGCGTGGGACTCGTTTCGAGGTGGGAAGGCCGCGCACCTCAAGCACGACTTTGAAAACTACTGCACCGCCGAAGCCGGGTGGCTCGACGGGTTCGCTCTGTTCGTTGCGATCCGCGAGGCGCTCGGTAACACGGGGCTACTCGCGTGGCCGCCGGACCTGCTGCGCCGGAATCCGGTTGCACTGGGGGAACTGGAGAAACAAATCTCGGGCGAAGTGTTGATGCACAAGTTCGGGCAGTTCCTGTTCGATCGACAGTGGACCGCACTGAAGAAGTTCGCGGCCGACCGGAAGGTGAAGATCATCGGCGACGCGCCCATCTTCGTCGCGCTCGATTCGGCCGACGTGTGGGTACACCCGGACGAGTTCCTCCTGGACCCCGACCGGAAGCCGACTGTTGTTGCGGGCGTGCCGCCGGACTACTTCAGCGAGGACGGGCAGCACTGGGGGAACCCGATCTACGACTGGGACCGGATGGAGGCGACCGGCTACTCGTGGTGGTGCGCCCGCGTGCTGCGCCAGTTGAAGCAGGTCGATCTGATTCGGCTCGATCACTTTCGCGGGTTCCGGCAGGCGTGGCACATCCCGGCCACGGAACTGACCGCGCGCGTCGGGAAGTGGGTGGACGGCCCCGGTATGAAGCTGTTCGAGCGGCTCCGGACCGCACTCGGTGGGTTGCCGATCATTGCGGAAGACCTCGGGGTGATTACGCCCGACGTGGTCGAACTGCGCGACGCGCTTGCGCTACCGGGCATGCGCGTGATTCAGTTCGCACTCGAAGGGCCGACCAACTTGCACTGGCCGCACAACTACGTCCCCAACTGCGTGTGCTACACCGGCACACACGACAACGACACCGTTCACGGCTGGTTCGCGACCCTCAACGATCGTGACCGGAACTATCTCGCGCTGACGCTGGGGAAGGGGATCGGGGACGTGTCGTGGGACTTGATTCGTGAGGCGTGGGCATCGGTCGCGACGGTCGCGATCGCGCCGCTTCAGGATCTGTTGAGCATGGGCAGCGACGCGCGGATGAACAAGCCGGGCGTCGCTGCCGGGAACTGGCGCTGGCGGTTCCGGCTCGACCAGTTCCGCCCGGACGCGATTCAGCGGATGGCCGACCTCACGACGCTCTACAACCGCGTTCCGTCGGAGCCGAAGCCCGGCCCGTGA
- the iscX gene encoding Fe-S cluster assembly protein IscX gives MTWTDGREIGEALFDQFDTINPLSVRFTDLHKHVMNLEGFTGKPNESNEKLLEAIQMAWYEEWKDEYGDDK, from the coding sequence ATGACGTGGACCGACGGGCGCGAAATCGGCGAAGCGCTGTTCGACCAGTTCGACACGATTAACCCGCTCTCGGTGCGGTTCACGGACCTGCACAAGCACGTGATGAACCTCGAAGGGTTCACCGGTAAGCCGAACGAGTCGAACGAAAAACTCCTCGAAGCCATCCAAATGGCGTGGTACGAGGAGTGGAAGGACGAGTACGGCGACGACAAGTAA
- the dnaK gene encoding molecular chaperone DnaK, with amino-acid sequence MPSRPRTLRDSTGKHRNIMMNPSVVGIDLGTTFSLAAYVENGRPVVVRDAAGVALVPSCISFHDDGSVLVGSAAKERALSDPEHTIFSVKRLMGRTLADLKKELELIPHQIVERETGDNRKVLRVTIGGHEYTPEELSALILKEVRKRAGNPTKAVITVPAYFDDSQRQATRDAGRIAGLDVLRIVNEPTAAALAYGLDRRGSGTVAVYDLGGGTFDCSVLSLAEGVFKVLATNGDTYLGGDDFDRLLMHLAAKEMGIDLQGVAKDPELLQHLRDAAERTKIALSTADAVEFVVDLSSSAREVMIAPFRRTVTRTEFEELIRPLIDRSLDRCKAALRDANLTPAQVDEVVLVGGSTRIPYVRKRVGEFFAKTPHTGLNPDEVVALGAAVQADILTSGRRDMLLLDVVPLSLGIETLGGVVDKLIHRNTTVPARATTRYTTGADNQTAILVNIYQGERELTKDCRFLGTFKLSGIPPMPAQFAQVDVTFLVNQDGILTVSAKEQRSGAQAQVTVQPAHGLSAAEVDQLVNESIENAQEDFTTRRLIELRNKAENDLRHTKKALAQAADKLTPDQRAAIASASETLRAAITGSELNVLQRSIDEFGAATNPLATLVMNEVLRQSLGGTDADDLNPDKL; translated from the coding sequence ATGCCCTCGCGCCCGCGGACACTTCGAGATTCAACCGGTAAGCACCGCAACATCATGATGAACCCGTCCGTTGTCGGTATCGATCTGGGAACGACTTTTAGCCTCGCCGCGTATGTCGAGAACGGGCGCCCGGTCGTCGTGCGCGACGCGGCCGGTGTCGCGCTCGTGCCGAGCTGTATTTCCTTTCACGACGACGGGTCCGTGCTCGTCGGGAGCGCGGCGAAAGAGCGGGCCCTGTCCGACCCGGAACACACCATCTTCAGCGTGAAGCGGCTTATGGGCCGCACGCTCGCGGACCTGAAAAAAGAACTCGAACTCATCCCGCACCAGATCGTCGAGCGGGAGACCGGGGACAATCGAAAGGTGCTCCGCGTCACTATTGGGGGGCACGAGTACACGCCGGAGGAGCTCTCCGCGCTGATCCTGAAGGAAGTCCGCAAGCGGGCCGGGAACCCGACGAAGGCGGTCATTACGGTCCCCGCGTACTTCGACGACTCGCAGCGCCAGGCCACGCGCGACGCCGGCCGAATCGCGGGGCTGGACGTGCTGCGCATCGTGAACGAGCCGACCGCCGCAGCGCTCGCCTACGGACTCGACCGGCGCGGGTCCGGCACGGTCGCCGTGTACGACCTCGGCGGCGGCACGTTCGATTGCTCGGTGCTGTCGCTCGCCGAAGGTGTATTCAAGGTACTCGCGACCAACGGCGACACGTACCTCGGCGGCGACGACTTCGACCGCTTGCTGATGCACCTCGCGGCCAAAGAGATGGGGATCGACCTTCAAGGGGTTGCGAAAGATCCCGAATTGCTCCAACACCTCCGCGACGCGGCCGAGCGCACGAAGATCGCCCTCAGCACCGCCGACGCCGTGGAGTTCGTGGTCGATCTGAGTTCTTCCGCGCGCGAGGTAATGATCGCGCCGTTCCGCCGAACCGTTACGCGGACCGAGTTCGAGGAACTGATTCGACCACTCATCGATCGCAGCCTGGATCGGTGCAAGGCCGCACTTCGCGATGCGAATCTCACCCCGGCGCAAGTCGATGAAGTCGTTCTCGTCGGTGGGTCGACGCGAATCCCGTATGTGCGCAAGCGCGTCGGCGAGTTCTTTGCCAAAACGCCGCACACCGGGCTGAACCCGGACGAGGTCGTGGCGCTGGGCGCTGCGGTGCAGGCCGACATCCTCACGAGCGGGCGCCGGGACATGCTCCTGCTCGACGTGGTGCCGCTCTCGCTCGGGATCGAAACACTGGGCGGTGTGGTGGACAAGCTGATTCACCGCAACACCACCGTACCGGCCCGCGCAACCACGCGGTACACGACCGGCGCCGACAACCAGACCGCGATCCTGGTCAACATCTATCAGGGCGAGCGCGAACTTACGAAGGATTGCCGGTTCCTCGGCACGTTCAAGCTGTCGGGCATCCCGCCGATGCCGGCGCAGTTCGCGCAGGTCGATGTCACGTTCCTGGTGAACCAGGACGGCATCCTCACCGTTTCCGCGAAGGAGCAGCGCAGCGGCGCGCAGGCACAAGTCACCGTGCAGCCGGCGCACGGGCTTTCGGCTGCGGAAGTCGATCAACTCGTCAACGAGAGCATCGAGAACGCACAAGAAGACTTCACCACGCGGCGGCTCATCGAGCTACGGAACAAGGCCGAAAACGACTTACGTCACACCAAGAAGGCGCTCGCACAGGCCGCGGACAAGCTCACACCGGATCAGCGCGCCGCGATCGCTTCGGCGAGCGAAACCCTGCGGGCCGCCATCACCGGGTCCGAGTTGAACGTACTCCAGCGCTCAATTGACGAATTCGGCGCGGCCACGAACCCCCTCGCGACTCTGGTAATGAACGAGGTACTTCGGCAATCACTCGGCGGCACCGACGCGGACGACCTGAACCCGGACAAGCTGTAA
- a CDS encoding DUF4282 domain-containing protein, producing MKNACPKCGTAYNVNASVIGRKFTCKNCGTPVVVTEEGLDYQNAAPKAPPPPAPVAPASSVGGAFDFDAGGEEELRPSRAAKAPKPPKGRSRDDDEEDARDVKKKRKYEDDAEDDIPARKPKRTGNEKNMVKDFLFFKEFIAPAFVKVIFILAALIIIGSGLIAVLYGLISGKVEIILAGLGYLVIGVPFYLLLARIYCELILLGFAIYDRMGEVKALLEKNNPPAPPAPPAPPVP from the coding sequence ATGAAGAACGCCTGTCCCAAGTGCGGAACCGCGTACAACGTGAACGCATCGGTCATCGGCCGCAAATTCACGTGCAAGAACTGCGGCACCCCGGTCGTCGTGACCGAGGAAGGACTGGACTACCAAAACGCCGCACCCAAAGCGCCCCCGCCACCCGCGCCGGTGGCCCCCGCGTCATCGGTCGGCGGCGCCTTTGATTTCGATGCCGGAGGGGAAGAGGAACTGCGGCCATCTCGAGCCGCAAAAGCGCCGAAGCCCCCGAAGGGCCGCTCACGCGACGACGATGAAGAGGACGCACGGGACGTCAAGAAGAAGCGGAAGTACGAGGACGACGCCGAGGACGACATTCCCGCGCGCAAGCCAAAGAGGACCGGTAACGAAAAGAACATGGTGAAGGACTTTCTGTTCTTCAAGGAGTTCATCGCACCGGCTTTTGTCAAAGTGATCTTCATCCTGGCGGCCCTGATTATCATCGGTAGCGGGCTCATCGCGGTTCTCTACGGGTTGATTTCGGGGAAGGTTGAAATCATCTTGGCCGGGCTCGGGTATCTCGTCATCGGCGTTCCCTTCTACCTCCTGTTGGCTCGAATCTACTGCGAATTGATCCTCCTCGGGTTCGCGATCTATGACCGGATGGGTGAGGTGAAAGCGCTGTTAGAGAAGAACAACCCGCCCGCCCCGCCCGCCCCTCCAGCGCCGCCGGTGCCCTGA
- a CDS encoding carboxymuconolactone decarboxylase family protein, with protein sequence MYDPANLKKLKTMKELAPEGMAAFDALNAAVFKDGALSVKVKELIAVAVAVTTQCLYCIDVHVKKAKAAGATEAELTEATLVAAALRAGGAVTHGTHAIG encoded by the coding sequence ATGTACGACCCGGCGAACTTGAAGAAACTCAAGACGATGAAGGAGTTGGCCCCGGAGGGCATGGCGGCCTTTGATGCGCTGAACGCGGCGGTGTTCAAAGACGGCGCGCTGTCCGTAAAAGTCAAAGAGCTGATCGCCGTGGCGGTGGCCGTTACGACACAGTGCCTGTATTGCATCGACGTCCACGTCAAGAAGGCGAAGGCCGCCGGCGCAACGGAGGCCGAACTGACCGAGGCGACACTGGTGGCCGCGGCCCTTCGCGCGGGCGGAGCCGTGACCCACGGCACCCACGCCATCGGGTGA
- the hscB gene encoding Fe-S protein assembly co-chaperone HscB gives MLEDHFHRLGLPRRFTVDAGELERAYLARSRAVHPDFHLAGSSADLNASLELSAAVNEAYNTLRDPFARAEHLLALEGGPSAAEHKQVPPAFLAEMLDAREEIETARGKRPETERLERAFSARFDGLMSDAAGLFEQLAALPPEDAQRANLRIRVRGLLNAAKYVRGLLRDLHD, from the coding sequence ATGCTCGAAGACCACTTCCACCGCCTCGGCCTTCCGAGGCGGTTTACTGTTGATGCGGGCGAACTGGAGCGAGCGTACTTGGCGCGGTCGCGCGCGGTTCACCCCGACTTCCACCTCGCGGGCTCGTCGGCGGACCTAAACGCGAGTCTAGAACTGTCAGCCGCGGTCAACGAGGCATACAACACACTCCGCGATCCGTTCGCCCGCGCCGAACACCTGCTCGCGCTCGAAGGCGGCCCCAGTGCGGCGGAACACAAACAGGTGCCGCCCGCGTTCCTCGCGGAAATGCTCGACGCCCGCGAGGAGATCGAGACGGCCCGGGGAAAGCGGCCCGAAACGGAGCGCCTCGAACGGGCCTTCAGCGCCCGGTTCGACGGACTGATGAGTGACGCGGCGGGACTGTTCGAGCAACTCGCCGCGCTCCCGCCCGAAGACGCGCAGCGCGCGAACCTTCGGATTCGAGTGCGGGGTCTGTTGAACGCGGCGAAGTACGTTCGCGGATTGCTCCGCGACCTCCACGACTGA
- a CDS encoding HesB/IscA family protein codes for MSTAVATETQGLGLKDAPPAAPPVVVTEKAALEVKRHIAEMTERKEIEPGGTLYLRVRVQGGGCSGFQNKLDLDAKYDEKSDHKFEFHGIEVVVDKRSLLYLNGATVDFHDDLNKRGFTISNPQAKSTCGCGSSYSM; via the coding sequence ATGTCCACCGCTGTTGCGACCGAAACTCAAGGGTTGGGCCTCAAGGACGCGCCTCCGGCCGCGCCGCCCGTCGTTGTGACGGAAAAGGCCGCGCTGGAAGTCAAGCGCCACATCGCCGAGATGACCGAGCGCAAGGAGATCGAGCCGGGCGGCACCCTGTACCTCCGCGTCCGCGTGCAGGGCGGTGGGTGCAGCGGGTTCCAGAACAAGCTCGACCTCGACGCCAAGTACGACGAGAAGTCGGACCACAAGTTCGAGTTCCACGGCATCGAAGTGGTTGTGGACAAGCGCTCGCTCCTGTACCTCAACGGCGCCACCGTGGACTTCCACGACGACCTCAACAAGCGCGGCTTCACGATCTCGAACCCGCAAGCCAAGAGCACCTGCGGGTGCGGTAGCTCGTACAGCATGTAA
- the iscU gene encoding Fe-S cluster assembly scaffold IscU: MPYSEKVLDHYNNPRNVGSFDIADPSVGTGLVGAPECGDVMRLQIKVNPDTGVIEDAKFKTFGCGSAIASSSLATEWLKGKTVDEALTIKNTEIVEELALPPVKVHCSVLAEDAIKAALKNYHEKQDTTDAPAEKSAKPEPAGV; the protein is encoded by the coding sequence ATGCCGTACAGCGAAAAGGTACTCGACCACTACAACAACCCGCGGAACGTCGGGAGCTTCGATATCGCGGACCCGAGCGTGGGCACGGGGCTCGTCGGCGCGCCGGAGTGCGGCGACGTGATGCGGCTCCAAATCAAGGTGAACCCGGACACGGGCGTCATTGAGGACGCGAAGTTCAAGACGTTCGGGTGCGGGTCGGCGATTGCGTCGAGTAGCCTCGCGACCGAATGGCTCAAGGGCAAGACGGTGGACGAAGCCCTCACGATCAAGAACACCGAGATCGTAGAAGAACTCGCGCTCCCGCCGGTCAAGGTCCACTGCTCCGTGCTGGCCGAGGACGCGATCAAAGCGGCCCTGAAGAACTACCACGAGAAGCAAGACACGACCGACGCGCCCGCTGAAAAAAGCGCGAAACCGGAACCGGCCGGGGTGTAA
- a CDS encoding IscS subfamily cysteine desulfurase yields MTKMPVYMDNNATTRTDPRVVEAMLPYFTEKYGNAASRNHPFGWEAEEAVETARGQIAGIIGASAKEVIFTSGATESNNLAIKGVAAMYKKKGNHVVTQATEHKATLDTCKRLERDGFRVTYLPVDKYGQVHAEQIREVLTDKTVLVSIMAANNEIGSLQPVRDIGRLCKEKGILFHTDAVQAVGKIPLDVEDMGIDLLSLTAHKIYGPKGIGALYVRKKDPRVRLEPQIDGGGHERGMRSGTLPVPLIVGLGVACAIAKAEMPEETQRTFALRERLRKGIMDKLPESYLNGHPTERLPGSANISFAYVEGEGLMMGIKDVAVSSGSACTSASLEPSYVLRALGVGDELAHSSIRFGLGRFNTEAEVDFVVELVVREVNRLRAMSPLYEMVQAGIDLKSIEWAGH; encoded by the coding sequence ATGACGAAGATGCCGGTTTACATGGACAACAACGCGACCACCCGCACCGACCCGCGCGTGGTGGAAGCGATGCTGCCCTACTTCACCGAAAAGTACGGGAACGCGGCCAGCCGCAACCACCCGTTCGGCTGGGAAGCCGAAGAAGCCGTCGAAACGGCCCGCGGACAGATCGCGGGGATCATCGGCGCGAGCGCGAAGGAAGTCATCTTCACGAGCGGCGCGACCGAGAGCAACAACCTTGCGATCAAGGGCGTTGCGGCGATGTACAAGAAAAAGGGCAACCACGTCGTCACGCAGGCGACCGAGCACAAGGCCACGCTCGACACCTGCAAGCGGCTCGAGCGCGACGGGTTCCGGGTCACGTACCTGCCGGTCGATAAGTACGGCCAGGTCCACGCCGAGCAGATCCGCGAGGTGCTCACCGACAAAACGGTGCTCGTGTCGATCATGGCCGCGAACAACGAGATCGGCAGCCTCCAACCGGTCCGCGACATCGGCCGGCTATGCAAAGAGAAAGGTATCCTCTTCCACACGGACGCGGTGCAAGCGGTCGGCAAGATCCCGCTCGACGTGGAAGACATGGGGATCGACCTGCTGAGCCTGACCGCGCACAAGATTTACGGGCCGAAGGGCATCGGCGCGCTGTACGTCCGCAAGAAAGACCCGCGCGTCCGTCTCGAACCGCAGATCGACGGCGGCGGGCACGAGCGCGGGATGCGATCCGGCACGCTCCCGGTTCCGCTGATCGTCGGCCTCGGCGTCGCGTGCGCGATCGCGAAGGCGGAAATGCCGGAAGAGACGCAGCGGACCTTCGCCCTCCGCGAGCGGCTCCGCAAGGGCATCATGGACAAGCTCCCCGAGAGCTACCTGAACGGGCACCCCACCGAGCGCCTCCCCGGCAGCGCGAACATCAGCTTCGCCTACGTCGAGGGCGAGGGGCTCATGATGGGCATCAAGGACGTGGCCGTGTCGAGCGGGTCCGCCTGCACGAGCGCGAGCCTCGAACCGAGCTACGTCCTCCGGGCACTGGGCGTGGGCGACGAGCTCGCGCACTCCAGCATCCGGTTCGGGCTGGGCCGCTTCAACACCGAGGCGGAAGTGGACTTCGTCGTCGAACTGGTCGTCCGCGAGGTCAACCGCCTCCGCGCGATGTCCCCGCTGTACGAAATGGTGCAAGCGGGCATCGACCTGAAGTCCATCGAGTGGGCCGGGCACTAA